The stretch of DNA GAGCTGCGCTTTCCTGTTTTTCAGAAACAAAAAGCCCAGTAATGAGCTGGGCTTGTTTTAACGCAAGAACGACTCAGTGAGGCTGACGCAGCCTCTGCAGCTCAGCCTTCAACCAGGCGCTAGCCGGTTGCGATCCAGTAGCGCAGTGCACCTCATAGGCCTTGCCACTCATGCTGCTTTTAGTGGCCGCGAGGTCGATAAAGTCCTCCGCGCTGCTCACCATGTTCTTGCCTTCGAGGTAATTCAGTTTTTTCTCCAGGTGCTGCCGTGCCTGGGGGGCTGGATACTCGGTGCCATTACGCACGAACTGGCACTGGCTGTGCTCGACAAAGTCCAGCAAGCCCTTTATCTCCCGGGCTGCCTGAGGCGTCGTTTGCGCCTGCGCGTTAGTCGCCATTGCCAAGGCGGTGATACCAGCCGCCATCAGCCATCGAGCCCACTCACCGGTAAAAATTCGCATCCTTCGTCCTTGTCTTGAAACTGAGCAATATTGTCGGATCTGGCCGAGTATCACCCGGCACCAGGTCGGTCAAACTTCGATAGGGAAAATCGGCTGAACTTCCTGCTTCATATCCGCGTTTTCTGTCGCAGCCTCAAGTTTGGCCAGGAAGTCTGGATTCAATTTGGCTTCAAGCAGATTGACCTGCTCTACCGCCCTCTTTTGCTCAACCATCTTGGCAAGTTCTGCATAAGAAAGTCTGGGTGCCGCGTTTTGAATAGTTATCACTGAGGCTCTTCCTTGGTTCATCCGTCCAGCCCACCAGGGGCTTGGCGGCAAGTGTATCCCCTGTTCCACGCCCGTCCCAACTCATCCGGCCAGCGCTTGAGCATATCGGTACTCAA from Pseudomonas chlororaphis subsp. chlororaphis encodes:
- a CDS encoding YfeK family protein; protein product: MRIFTGEWARWLMAAGITALAMATNAQAQTTPQAAREIKGLLDFVEHSQCQFVRNGTEYPAPQARQHLEKKLNYLEGKNMVSSAEDFIDLAATKSSMSGKAYEVHCATGSQPASAWLKAELQRLRQPH